ACTCGGTGAAGGCGTCGCTCATCCGGAGATCCAGTGCAGTACCGGCCTGGACAGGAACTCACCCAACTCGATCCCGTCGCCGCCCACGAGCAGGCTGCGCGAGGGCTTGAAGGCCCCCGCGAACGCCGCCGTGCCACGGTGGGCCTGTGGCGCGCGCCCGCTCTTGACTTCGATCGCGGCGAGCCGGCGCCCGGCCTTGACGACGAAGTCCACCTCCTGGTTGCGCTCGCGCCAGTAGTAGAGCGCGCACTCGCCGGCCGCCGCAGCATTGGCCAGGTGCGCGCCCACCGCGGATTCCACCAGGCGGCCGCAGAACTCCGTATCGGCCCGCGCTTCGTCCGGCGTGAGTCCCGATGTCGCCGTCAGCAGCGCCGTATTGAGCACCTGCAGCTTCGGGCTGGAGCCGCGGCTGCGGGCGGCGTCGCCCGCGTACTTTTGCAGGCCGCACACCATGCCCGCGCCGGCGAGCAGATCGAGGTAGTGTGCGAGCGTCGTGGTGTTGCCGGCGTCCTGCAACTGGCCGAGCATCTTCGTGTACGAGAGCACCTGCCCCGAGTAACGGCAGGCGAGCTCGAACAGCCGCCGCAGCAGCGCCGGCTTGTCCACGCGCGCGAGCAGCAGCACGTCGCGCGCGATCGAGGTCTCGATCAGGCTGTCGGCCACGTAGCGCGCCCAGCGCCTCGGCTCGGAAGCCAACGGCGCTGCGCCCGGATAGCCGCCGAAGAACAAATACTCATCGAGCGACCAGCCGAAGGCCGCGCGCATCTCTTCAAACGACCAGTGCGGCAGGTGCAGCGTCTCGAAGCGCCCGGCCAGGCTCTCGCTGAGGCCCTGCGTCACGAGCAGCGGCGCCGAGCCCAGCAGCACCACCTTGAGCGGCCGCCGCGCGCGCGTGTCCTCGTCCCACAGGCGCTTGACCGCCTCCGACCAGCCCGGCATCTTCTGGATCTCGTCCAGCACCAGCACCGCGCCGGCCTTGCCGGCGCCGGCGGCTTCGAGCCGCGCGGCCTCCCACTGCTGGCCGACCCATTCGGCGCCGCGCAGCGTCGGCTCGTCGGCGCTGGCGTAGCGCACCGGCACGCCGAGCCCCGCGACCACCTGCTGCACCAGCGTGGACTTGCCCACCTGCCGCGGCCCCACCACCACCTGCACGAAGCGGCGCGGCTCGGCCAGCCGCCGGGCCAAGACGGCGGCCTGCGGGCGCTGGAAGGGTACGGCCTTTTTGCTCATTTCGTTGAGTATTTTTACTCAGCGCACTGAGCAGGGCAAGCAGGCGCGCGA
This window of the Burkholderiales bacterium genome carries:
- a CDS encoding ATP-binding protein, giving the protein MSKKAVPFQRPQAAVLARRLAEPRRFVQVVVGPRQVGKSTLVQQVVAGLGVPVRYASADEPTLRGAEWVGQQWEAARLEAAGAGKAGAVLVLDEIQKMPGWSEAVKRLWDEDTRARRPLKVVLLGSAPLLVTQGLSESLAGRFETLHLPHWSFEEMRAAFGWSLDEYLFFGGYPGAAPLASEPRRWARYVADSLIETSIARDVLLLARVDKPALLRRLFELACRYSGQVLSYTKMLGQLQDAGNTTTLAHYLDLLAGAGMVCGLQKYAGDAARSRGSSPKLQVLNTALLTATSGLTPDEARADTEFCGRLVESAVGAHLANAAAAGECALYYWRERNQEVDFVVKAGRRLAAIEVKSGRAPQAHRGTAAFAGAFKPSRSLLVGGDGIELGEFLSRPVLHWISG